gtaaaaaacagaGAATGGTGGGATTCGCCTGCTGCTGGGATAGAGTGCGACATGGAACTAATGGGAGGAAATTGCATGTAAACTTCAGACCATGTGTCAATGTGtcaaaaatgtatgtcaaAGTGAGAGAATTGTCTCTCAGACGTACATACCAATATATCTTACTTATTCttgtaaaaaaacgaaaatcaaaccCCACTCGAACCCGGTGGCGATCAACTTGTTCGGACGAACAAATTCCATAATCTATAGATTTGGATTTTGTTCATCTCACTTGTTGTATTAAGTTTCTTACCGTGTTGTTCGAGGTGTTGTTTCCAAAAACTGTTTCTTTGTTTCTAATGCAGCAACCTGTTAAATGaattggaaaacaaaaaattcattgaattcctGATGAAGGACATAAACTAAGTCCGAAATATCTCTAGAATCGCAGTCTTTCAATTTCATCATCTCTTGCCGCATAAGACcaagaaacaaagaaaaacatttgttcttcGCACCACACGAAAGTTTGTCGCGCAGCATTGAAAAGTGTTGCCAAATGTTACCACTGTCAATATGGTCAATATGtgattgaaaaacttttgcaCCGAACTGGCACGCACAGCAAACTTCACTTCATTAATATTTAAAGGTCTGTCTAACTGTGATTATTTTGATGCAATTCAAGTTCAGTTTATGAGTTCCATTCAAAGAAACCCACAAAATTTGCAATCATTTTTACCATGTCGCACCTGCTAACATCGGGAAAGGATATCCAGTTGCATTCATTGCCATCGTTGAATTCCAAATTTACCTACAAATATGTGGCAGAGCCGCGAAAGTTTTCCATCTTTCCCAACGACAATATCATTGTTTCGATTTATCGCGACAACCGGATCGACCTACTACATGCATTCCAAAACAGTGCGGGTAATGAGACGATCAAACGACTGAAAAAGCTGAAATTGGATGGGGTAAGATGTGCGAATGTATTGCAACATGATGGAAAGTATGAGATTGCGATGGGGCTCACGAATGGCAACATCGAATTTGTCGATTTTAACACGAAGACAATGTTGGAGAAGAAATTTGCGGCTGGTACGGCGGAAGGGATTTTAGTTTTTGGGTTCGTTTGTGTAACTTTGCTATTCTGTTCCCATAGATGTGTTCGGAAACAGCGTCGAGAACATTGACTTCAACAAAGACTATGACATCTTGGCTAGTACGTTTCAAAGTGGTGAACTTCAACTGTTCAACATGAAGAGTTTTCGCAAATTGCAGCGCTACAGACTGGATATGAAGTAAGTTTTTTTCGAacgattttttcattttcctgtTAAGCCAAGTGTACAACCAgccggtgaaatgaaattttgatacaaaatgtatgggcCATCTGTCAAAAATGTTCAGCTCGAGTGGAGAAGTGTATGGGAATTTCACTTTATGCGCAAATAGGTGTCCGACGGATAGCAAGTCTCTACGTGATCAATTGTGAACCCcttccaacatttttcaattttattttcgactCAGTTCGCTACAAATTCACCGTATGCTTTGCACAACTTCTCCAAGCCGTTGGCCAAGTTTTCTTCGTTGTGAAATCCGATGGTGATTCGCaagcaatttttgaatttaccatCCGACGAAAATGTGTCTCCGGCTATTGCCACCACTTTGTATTTCTCCATACAAAAGCGATTCAAATCGGCTGCCACAACATCAGCCGGAAATGTGACCCAAATGAAAAATCCCCCTTCCGGCTCAATGAACGTACAGTTCTTCGGCAGATTTTCACGGAGCACTTTGCATGCAATTGCCATacgttccttttacaaaaagcCACCCAGTCAAAGATGATCACTTAAAGTTGTTGCTTTTTTCCCCTTACCTTGTACTTATTCCGAGACATGTCCAGGTGCTTCTTCGCTAAGCCAAGTTCAATCAAGCTGGCCACAATTCCAGAAGTGTAATTATTTGTTGCGCCTCCACTTCGCATGATGCCACTGCAATTTTAACTGTCAGAATCAGAATTTCATTGATCCGACTGAGAAAACCTTTCATCGAATAACCGTGCACATCTTGATGGACACTCCATCCAACCGACACGAGCCCCAGGCGATAGGATTTTGGAGAAAGACCCATTCGATATAACGTGACCTTTGTAGTCGGCATCATTGCGGTCATCATAGGCGTACAATCGTTTCGGCGGTGAATCCATTCCGTAGTACAGTGTGTTGTATACGTCGTCGCAAGCTAtgagaaaatcgtttttgcgACTCAGCGTGACCAATTGTTTGCATAATTCTGGAAGTATTGTAGGATATGACGATGGGTTTACGGGCTTCTTATTGACTGCTCGCATTACCTTCCGAATATAGCAATCCGGTTGGATTGTGAAACACCGGTATTGTGTAGTACATTCcccaaaacattttcgtttttgactcAAATCTATATTGAGCGGTTAGCTTCCTTAAGGCTTCAATATCGATGCCGTTTTTGGTCAACGGAACTACAAATGCGAAATCggaaatgtgaaattttatcaattcaaAAGTCGCCTTGTTACCATACCCGTCACGATCTTCATCGTGGTGAACTGAGACATGGCAGAAAGTGCAATCATGTACGTAACTTCATCCACGAATATCACGCCACTGAAGTCAATTAAAgttgacaaaatcaaatgcAATCCCTGGGTCGCTCCAGTCGTTATGATGATGTCCTCACTATTGTGTGACAAGATGAGAAATTTGATAGAAATAGGCGGAACAGTAAACGCTGACTATATTACAGCTGGCCTCACTACTCACCCGTAGACTTTTTCCTTGTATTCTTCCGTAAGATACTTAGCGAATGAGTCTCTAATGTCAAACCTCCCGATGGCTGGCCCATATTGAAACAATGTCGATTTGCTAGCCAATTCAAGACTCTGAAATGACGCTGCCCAGAATCAGTCCCGCATTTctctttcaatttgttttccgCACACACACTTACCATACGATGCTTTGTCGCTTCATTGAATATTTCGCAACAATTGGCCAGTAGATCGGGACCCGGCGCACCAACTGACAAATTGATGATGTTATTGTCGTACACATTGTACAATCCGAAATCGAAAAGATGAGTGGATGTCTGTTGGTAGCGTTCTGAGTAATCGTTCTGCGACATTGTTCAGATTGAGAGCTTTCCAATGAAGTGAACTGTTGGAGCTATTGTTTTGATGAACGTAACTAAACTGAGCTACAATTGAAGAATTGAAATGAACTTATCTCAGTATCATGTGTTTTCTGTAAACACAACAATGATGTACATGCAGCTGGGTATCGTTgatcttttgttttcatttgtaaGCATTCGTAAATTCGCCAGTTCTTGTTCTTAGAATAGAAATCATAGGTGCGCCCTGGCTGGATAGTTTGACACGGtgaatatcgtcaggaacgatattatcgtccgagaAAACGACAAAATCGTTCAAATCGTTCCTGACGACATTGACCTTTCTACACGGTCCCTATCCGAACTGATAAAAATTGAACAGAATGAAACTATGATTGCGAATCCATGTAATCTTGACGCATTTCGGATATTCTAATCGAACTTCTGTCATTTTGAAATTCGTAGTCTACGCTTCGTTGTCGTATGGGTCCGTAAAATTACCAACGGCCAACGATTCTTTTTTCGTAAAgcaattgacatttctttaattaaactCTCAATTGTCTGTTTTAAAAGTGTATGTATGTGTGAGTGTACGTAAAACATCGTCATGGGATCAACGATCAACTAGTCAAAATAAACACATCGATGACCGATGCGATGTCTTATCTTAAGAGAACGGtcattgaacaattttatcatTCAAACCGTTCAGTAGTTAGTCTGATGAGCGCTGGATTACTTTATGTAAGAGCAAAACTTTGATCTTGCCTCTTTGTTTGCATCTTTAATATTCTACATAAATGATACTACACGAATATTGAAACTGAAACTCGATAAGATTCCTTGCATTTGGTTAGTTTGCTTCAATTTGTGGTTAGGTGAAGCACAAAATAGTCTCGAACTGAAGAGAAGTTCAGTCGAGATAGCTGTTATACAATGGCATGACCAAGGTTTTATATGACGAGGTTACGCCGATCGCCATTTTTCCACTGGGGCCGTATCGGCAATTCAAActgaatttcaattcaaaattttaactgaaCTGAAATCGCGCtagaattttgtatggaaattacAGGAAAGTTCAGTGGATTTTTACGATAACGACCCCAGTTATCGGTGTAACCTTATCATATAATATCATATTGCGTATGACCGGCAAAACGAATTCTTAAAGGAAGATTATTATTCTTGCAACAGAAAGCATGTCATGGTGTGACCATTTCATCTGTATATCTACACTGCCTTGCGTGCTCagacaaaaaacgaaatttttcttttccaagCGAGTAGCTACAACCTAGtctttgatacaaaatcttttacttcgtttgttttagcaaacattttcctcGAAGACATCAACGTCGAGCTCTTCTTTGTCGCCGGTTGTAGATAATAGATGGCCAGCCTTTTCTCAATAGTTTTCAAACTATTTGAAATATGCTATCAATGTTTGCTATCCGTAAAGCTGGAAACACACGAGCAACTTTGAGTTGaagggatcgacaattatgttgGATTCTacattgtttagcctgtggtaaATAACGGTTTACAATGGGAAAAGCAGCATAATTGCCGATCCCATCAACGCTAAATTGCTCGTGGGTTTTCGGCCTAACTATAAATACTCTGGGAaattctcttcttcttcttctttttcagcctgtttctatccactgctggatgtaggcctctccaacttctttccatcttgtacgatccattgccatttgctgccagtttgtacctgcaatattcttaattccgtgtgtccatctctctggtggtctacttatagctcgtcttttatatggtcgccagtttttggtccaacgttcgtctgtccttcttgcaatatgtcccacccagctccatttcagagatgctattctttccatgacatcaacgaccctggtctGTTGTcaaatccattgattcgtcattctgtctcttgagtgttattccaagcatactccgttccatggctctttgtgccactctcaatttatcttcggatgcttttgttaaagttaacgtttccgctccataagtgagcactggaaggacacaagtgtcgaaaactttgcgtttcagactattattcattttgcttttgaaaattagtctgagttttccgaacgctgcccatgcaagaccaatcctacgtcttatttctgcagtttggttgtccagacctaacttcagtttatgtcctagatatacatagctgtcgactcgttcaatgacagtgtcaccaattttgatccctctatcgtccccgatgttggtcatgacttttgttttcgataagttcatcttgaggccaactttgcttgcttcttcacttaactgttgtagcataagctgagcctgacctagattcgctactatcggtacaatgtcatcagcgaagcggagattgctcaggtactctccatttatctttattcccattttactccagtttaacttcctaaaaacactctgcagaatcgccgtgaataatttcggtgaaatggtgtcaccctgccttacacctcggccaattctgaatttctccgtgctcttatgaagttttatacatgaagtagtatttttgtacacatatcgaattgtgttggagtaccttgagtctactctacattcgtctaatgcgtccaatatcgaccatgtttccactgaatcgaaagctttttcgaagtctatgaatagcaagaccatgtcgatgttgtattcacgacacttctcaataagcgttctcatcacctgcaaatggtcgtttgtgctgaaaccagatctgaaagcagcttgttcaacaggttggtagaagtcgaacttgttagtgttcctcttcgtaatgattttcataaacaacttgtagagtgttgacaataggcttatgggtc
This genomic window from Bradysia coprophila strain Holo2 unplaced genomic scaffold, BU_Bcop_v1 contig_373, whole genome shotgun sequence contains:
- the LOC119082096 gene encoding 2-aminoadipate transaminase, whose protein sequence is MSQNDYSERYQQTSTHLFDFGLYNVYDNNIINLSVGAPGPDLLANCCEIFNEATKHRMSLELASKSTLFQYGPAIGRFDIRDSFAKYLTEEYKEKVYGEDIIITTGATQGLHLILSTLIDFSGVIFVDEVTYMIALSAMSQFTTMKIVTVPLTKNGIDIEALRKLTAQYRFESKTKMFWGMYYTIPVFHNPTGLLYSEELCKQLVTLSRKNDFLIACDDVYNTLYYGMDSPPKRLYAYDDRNDADYKGHVISNGSFSKILSPGARVGWMECPSRCARLFDESGIMRSGGATNNYTSGIVASLIELGLAKKHLDMSRNKYKERMAIACKVLRENLPKNCTFIEPEGGFFIWVTFPADVVAADLNRFCMEKYKVVAIAGDTFSSDGKFKNCLRITIGFHNEENLANGLEKLCKAYGEFVAN